Genomic window (Bosea vaviloviae):
GCGGTGTCATCCCGTGCGCGCCGCAGCACACAGTGCTGCTACGCAGATGCGGGACAGCTCTTAGGTTAAAAGAGGCGCCGTCTCGTCACGCGGTCCCGTATCTGCGCAGTAGCGTTTCACGCTGCGGCGCGCACGGGATGACACCCCTGCGCTTTCCCCTCTCGCTTCTCACGCCCTGCCCTGCCACGATCCCGGCTGCTCTCGATTCCAGCTCAAGGTTGCGCCATGGCCCTCGCCGAAGCCCCCGTTCAGGACAATGCCTACGTCGCCGCGCTCGCACTGCTCGACCGCGCGCCGATGATCGACGGCCATAACGACCTGCCCTATGTCATCAGGCTCGATCGCAACGCCAAGGGCGATGTCGCGGCCTATGATCTCGCCAAGGTGCATCCCGAGGTCGACACCGACATTCCGCGCATGCGGGCCGGCAAGCTCGCCGGGCAGTTCTTCGCGGCCTATGTGCCACCGAACCACCCCAAGCCCGCCGGCTTCGCGCTCGCCCAGATCGCGCTGATGCGCGACATCCTGAAGCGTCATTCGGACGCCTTCCGCCCCGGCCTCTCGGCCGCCGATGTCGCTGCAGCCAAAGCCGAGGGCAGGATCGCGCTGTTCATGACGATCGAGAACGGCTCGGCGCTCGACAACGAGCTCGATGCGCTCGACGCCTATTACGATCTCGGCGTCCGGCTGATGACGCTTTGCCACAACGGCACGCATGATTGGTGCGATTCCGCGACTGACGCCCCCAAGCACAACGGCCTCAGCGCCTTCGGCAAGGAGGTCATCGCGCGCATGAACAAGCTCGGCATGGTCGTCGACCTCGCCCATGTCTCGCCCAAGGTGATGCACGACACGCTCGACGTCACAAGCGCACCGGTCGTCTGGTCGCATTCCAACGCGTTTTCGCTCTGCGACCACCCGCGCAACGTCCCCGATGACGTGCTCGACCGCGTCGCCGGCAATGGCGGCGTTGTGATGGCGACCTTCGTGCCCGATTTCATCAACCAGGCCGCGCGCGACTGGCACCGCCCGGTCAAGGACCAGTACGGCAAGACGCCCGAAGGGCTCGATTACGCCAAGGCGGAGCAGGAGATCGAGCGCAAGGCCGGGCCGCGCCCGAAGGCGACGCTGCCGCAATATTGCGACCATCTCGACTACCTCGCCAAGCGCATCGGCCACGACCATATCGGCGTCGGCTCGGACTTTTTCGGCTGGGTCAATCCCGATGGACTCGAGGACACCTCGGTCTTCCCCTCGCTGATCGCGGAACTGATCCGGCGCGGCTGGTCGGAAGACAACCTCGAAAAGCTTGCCGG
Coding sequences:
- a CDS encoding dipeptidase, whose translation is MALAEAPVQDNAYVAALALLDRAPMIDGHNDLPYVIRLDRNAKGDVAAYDLAKVHPEVDTDIPRMRAGKLAGQFFAAYVPPNHPKPAGFALAQIALMRDILKRHSDAFRPGLSAADVAAAKAEGRIALFMTIENGSALDNELDALDAYYDLGVRLMTLCHNGTHDWCDSATDAPKHNGLSAFGKEVIARMNKLGMVVDLAHVSPKVMHDTLDVTSAPVVWSHSNAFSLCDHPRNVPDDVLDRVAGNGGVVMATFVPDFINQAARDWHRPVKDQYGKTPEGLDYAKAEQEIERKAGPRPKATLPQYCDHLDYLAKRIGHDHIGVGSDFFGWVNPDGLEDTSVFPSLIAELIRRGWSEDNLEKLAGGNTLRVMRAVEKAAA